The Pseudomonas cucumis sequence CACTGCTGCCTCCCGTAGGAGTCTGGACCGTGTCTCAGTTCCAGTGTGACTGATCATCCTCTCAGACCAGTTACGGATCGTCGCCTTGGTGAGCCATTACCTCACCAACTAGCTAATCCGACCTAGGCTCATCTGATAGCGCAAGGCCCGAAGGTCCCCTGCTTTCTCCCGTAGGACGTATGCGGTATTAGCGTCCGTTTCCGAGCGTTATCCCCCACTATCAGGCAGATTCCTAGGCATTACTCACCCGTCCGCCGCTCGCCACCAGGTACAAGTACCCGTGCTGCCGCTCGACTTGCATGTGTTAGGCCTGCCGCCAGCGTTCAATCTGAGCCATGATCAAACTCTTCAGTTCAAACATCTTTGGGTTTTTAAGAAACCCTAAACTTGGCTCAGCAATCGTTGGTTACATCTTTGATTTCTCGCGGAGTAACTTGTGATGCTGATAATCTTGTTGACTATCAGTCTGACTCCACAAGCACCCACACGAATTGCTTGATTCAGTTGTTAAAGAGCGGTTGGTTAAGATCTTTCGTCTCAACCGAGGCGCGCATTCTACAGCAGCCTCTGTTACTGTCAAGCGGTTATTTTCAGAAGTTTTCAAAGTTTCGCTTGGAAATCCTTAACAACTTCAACCACTTGCGCTTCCGATCTCTCGTTAGCGGGAGGCGAATTCTACAGCGTTACTCGCTGCTGTCAACACCTCTTTTTCTCCGCTTTCGACCGAGAAGATCGAACCGTCAAAAGAGCCAAACAACACCGCTCTTTCAACTCCTTCTGGCTTCGATGAACTGAAGCGTAACCGCTGCCGAAAACCGCATAACTCGTTGTTTACCAAGGAGTTTTCCGTTTCGACTACGCCGGAAGTGGGGCGAATTATAGACCTCCAGAATCTGCCGTCAACCTCTAATTACGCCTTTCTTGCAGAAGCTGCCTTTTTGGCTGTTAAACGTGGAATCCGGCGGATTACAGGTGGCAATCTCAATACCAACAACAACGCACCTATAGAAGCATAGATCGCCCATTCCCTCAGATCGGCACGCACGATCCACAACATATGCAGCAATCCAAGCCCAAGAACCACATACACCAACCGATGCAACTTCTTCCAGCGAGAACCCAAACGCCGCTGACTGTAGCGATTGGAGGTAACAGCCAATGCCAATAAACAGAGAAACCCCAGGACCCCGACAATAATGTACGGCCGCTTGCGCAACTCGATACCCAGTTGCGACCAATCAAAGCCAAGGATGAACGCTGTGTAACCGCTCAAATGCAGAACCACATAAGCGAAGCACCACAACCCCAATTGTCGTCGGACAGCTATCCACCCCGGCCAACCGGTGAGCTTCTGCAAAGGCGTCATGCTTAACGTGATAAGCAGCAGGACCAGTGTCCCCAGCCCCAGCCGGTCAACCAGCACCTTGCCCGGATCAGGCCCCAGCACATCCGCCCAGGCCTGATACAACCAAAGCAGCGGCCAAATCGCTGCAGCGATGAAGACGCCAATACGCCAGAACGGATATCGCATCAGTAATTCTTCCGCAGATCGAGCCCTGTATATAGAGAAGCGACTTCATCCGAGTAGCCATTGAACATTTGCGTGTCCCGCACATTGGGCTTGAACAGACCGCTCGGCAAACGCCGTTCCCGTGCCTGGGTCCAACGCGGGTGATCGACTGTCGGGTTCACGTTCGCATAAAAGCCATACTCATCCGAAGCGATACTCTGCCAGGTAGTTTTCGGCTGATCGCTAACCAGACTGATCCGCACGATGGATTTAATGCTCTTGAAGCCGTACTTCCAAGGCACCACCAGACGCAGCGGCGCACCGTTCTGATTCGGTAACTCCCGTCCATACATGCCCACAGCAAGAATCGCCAACGGATTCATCGCCTCATCCAGACGCAACCCTTCTACATAAGGCCAGTCGATCAGGGCAAAACCGGAACGCTGCCCGGTCATACTCTTGGGATCCTGCAAAGTTTCGAAGCGAATGAACTTGGCTTTTGAGGTTGGTTCGACCTCCTTGAGCAAAGCCGAAATAGGAAAACCGATCCACGGAATGACCATCGACCAGGCTTCCACACAGCGAAGACGATAGATGCGCTCTTCCAGTTGATAAGGCTTCATGAAGTCTTCCAGCGCATACCGCCCCGGCTTCCCCACCTCCCCGTCCACCACCACGCTCCAGGGTTCGGTTTTCAGCGCACCGGCGTTGGTCGCGGGATCACCTTTATCGGCACCGAACTCATAGAAGTTGTTGTAGTGGGTCGCATCCTTGAAAGGCGTGATCGCCTCGTCTTTGACGTTGACCGCCCCCCATTTGGTAGAAGGAAGCTTTTCGGTAAACCAGGACGGTGCCTTGCCAGGCTCTACATCAGCATAACGCGCAACATCGTCGGCACCCGCCCAACGCGGCAGACTGCTCACAGCCAAACCGGCAACAGCGGCACCTAATACACTGCGGCGAGAAAGGTAGAGGGATTCAGGCGTGACGTCCGACTCATGACAGTCAGACGCTTTGGGGACTTTGATCAGCATGACAACTCCGCAGCTTTGGAGGACAGTTGCACCCATAGACTGCGGAGTATGAGGGAAATTACATCACTCGGCTTTTTTATGCCGACGAAGGCGCAGCAGGTACTGCACCGGCCCGGAAGCCGCATAGGCAAGGAAAACCAGCAGCAGGATGCGCGGCGGATCACTGAACACAACGGCGAATACCAATACCACTGCGAGGATCGCGACAAAAGGAACGCGCCCTTTCAAGTCCAGCTCCTTGAAGCTGTTGTACTTGATGTTACTGACCATCAGCATGCCAGCGGCGGCAACCATCAGTGCAACCAGGAACGACATCTTGGAACCCTGGATGCCGTAATCGCTGAATGCCCAGACGATGCCCGCGACCACACCGGCGGCAGCCGGGCTGGCCAGACCGATGAAGTAACGTTTGTCTGCGGTGCCGACCTGAGTGTTGAAACGAGCCAGACGTAATGCCGCCCCCGCCACATAGATGAAGGCGACCATCCAGCCGACCTTGCCCATATCGCCCAAGGCCCAGCCGAATGCCAGCAATGCCGGCGCCACACCAAAGGCAACCATGTCCGACAGCGAGTCGTACTCGGCACCGAAAGCGCTTTGGGTATTGGTCATACGAGCAACGCGACCGTCGAGGCCGTCGAGCACCATGGCGACGAAAATCGCGATGGCGGCAAATGCAAAATATTTGCTCGCGCCGATGGCATCACCGGCACTCAAGGCGCTCTGGGCGCTCATTGAGTTGATGATGGAATAGAACCCTGCGAAGAGGTTCGCAGTGGTGAACAGATTCGGCAGAAGATAGATACCACGATGCCGGACTTTACGACCTTCAGCGTCATGCCCTTCTTCGATGTGTTCATCGATGGGCAGAAGGCTTTCGGCGTCAGAAGCCTGCTTTGGCTCTTCGGGACGTTCGCTCATGGACATTTACCTTGCAACAGGGTGGAAAGTTTCGACAGGTGTCTGGGACGACGGTTCGGCCACAAACAATGCAGCTTTATACCAGAACCGGCGGATCCAAACGAAAAAACGCGGCCTAGGCCGCGTTTTCCGTACAAGCTCGGGACTTAGTTCTTGGCTTTGTCGACGATCTTGTTGGCACCGATCCACGGCATCATGGAGCGCAGTTGCTCACCGATGATTTCGATACCGTGAGCGGCATTGTTACGACGCTTGGCGGTCATCGAAGGATAGCCGGTGGCGCCTTCGCTGATGAACATCTTGGCGTATTCGCCATCCTGAATACGTTTCAGGGCGTTGCGCATGGCCTGACGGGATTCGGCGTTGATCACTTCCGGACCGGTCACGTACTCGCCGTACTCGGCGTTGTTGGAGATCGAGTAGTTCATGTTGGCGATACCGCCTTCGTACATGAGGTCAACGATCAGCTTCAGTTCGTGCAGGCATTCGAAGTAGGCCATTTCCGGCGCGTAGCCAGCTTCAACCAGGGTTTCGAAACCGGCTTTTACCAGCTCAACGGTACCGCCGCACAGAACGGCTTGTTCGCCGAACAGGTCGGTTTCGGTCTCGTCCTTGAAGGTGGTTTCGATGATGCCGGTACGACCGCCACCAACGCCAGCGGCGTAGGACAGCGCAACGTTTTTGGCGTTGCCCGAAGCATCCTGGTAGATAGCGATCAGGTCAGGGATACCGCCGCCTTTGACGAACTCGGAACGCACGGTGTGGCCCGGAGCTTTCGGCGCGATCATGATCACGTCGAGGTCAGCACGTGGCACAACCTGGTTGTAGTGAATCGCGAAACCGTGGGAGAAGGCCAGGGTGGCGCCTTTCTTGATGTTCGGCTCGATTTCGTTCTTGTACAGGGCAGACTGGAACTCGTCCGGGGTCAGGATCATGACCAGGTCGGCAGCTGCTACGGCGGAAGCAACGTCAGTCACTTTCAGGCCGTGGGCTTCGGCTTTGGCAACAGTGGCCGAACCTTTACGCAGACCAACAGTAACGTCAACGCCGGAGTCTTTCAGGTTGCACGCTTGAGCGTGGCCTTGGGAGCCGTAACCGATGATGGCAACTTTCTTGCCCTGGATGATCGACAGGTCGCAATCTTTATCGTAGAAAACTTTCATGAATTTCCCCTCTATATCCTGGCCGTTCAGGCCATTCGCTAATTTGGTTTAGATGCTCAGTACTTTGTCGCCGCGGGCAATCCCGGTGACGCCACTGCGTACGGTTTCCAGAATCGAGGCGGTCCCGATCGATTGAATGAAGCTGTCGAGCTTGTCGCTGGTACCGGTCAATTGAACGGTATACACGCTAGCGCTGACATCAACGATCTGCCCACGATAAATATCGGTGGTGCGCTTGATCTCGGCGCGCTGGGCGCCGGTGGCCTTGACCTTGACCAGCATCAGTTCGCGCTCGATGTGAGCACTCTCCGACAGGTCGACCAGTTTTACCACTTCGATCAGTTTGTTCAGGTTCTTGGTGATCTGTTCGATGACTTCATCATGGCCGACCGTGGTCAACGTCAGACGCGACAGGGTCGGGTCTTCGGTCGGTGCCACGGTCAGGCTTTCGATGTTGTAGTTGCGCTGCGAGAACAGGCCGACTACACGAGACAGAGCGCCCGGTTCGTTTTCCAGAAGCAAGGAAATAATGTGCCGCATGATTAAGTACGCTCCGTCTTGCTCAGCCACATATCGCGCATGGAGCCGTCTTTGATCTGCATCGGGTAGACGTGCTCGCTGGTGTCGACCGAAATATCGATAACCACCAGGCGATCTTTCATGGCGAACGCCTCTTCCATCTTCGACTTCAAATCTTTCGATTCGGTGATGCGCACGCCAACGTGACCATAGGCCTCGGCCAGCTTGACGAAGTCAGGCAACGATTCCATGTAGGAGTGCGAGTGACGGCTGCCGTAACTCATGTCCTGCCACTGGCGAACCATACCCAATACACCGTTATTCAGAATGACGATCTTCACCGGCAAACCGTATTGCAGGCAGGTCGACAGTTCCTGAATGTTCATCTGGATGCTGCCCTCGCCTGTTACGCAGGCGACGTCTTCATCCGGGAAGCTCAGCTTGATGCCCATGGCCGCCGGAAAACCGAAGCCCATGGTGCCCAGGCCACCGGAGTTGATCCAGCGGTTTGGCTTGTTGAACGTGTAGTACTGCGCGGCAAACATTTGGTGCTGCCCCACGTCGGAGGTCACAAAGGCGTCGCCCTTGGTCACTTCACACAGGGTTTCGATCACGGTCTGCGGTTTGATTACGCTGCCATCGCCCTTGTCGTAAGGGAACAGGCCGCGGTCACCGCGCCACTCGTCAACTTGCTTCCACCAACTGGCAACGGACTCCTTGTTCGGGGTCTCGCCGATTTCCTTGAGGATCGCGACCATTTCGGTCAGGACACTCTCGACCGGACCGACGATAGGCACGTCTGCCTTGATGGTCTTGGAGATCGAAGCCGGGTCGATGTCGATGTGAATGATCTTGGCATTCGGACAGAACTTGGCCGGGCCGTTGAT is a genomic window containing:
- the msrQ gene encoding protein-methionine-sulfoxide reductase heme-binding subunit MsrQ — protein: MRYPFWRIGVFIAAAIWPLLWLYQAWADVLGPDPGKVLVDRLGLGTLVLLLITLSMTPLQKLTGWPGWIAVRRQLGLWCFAYVVLHLSGYTAFILGFDWSQLGIELRKRPYIIVGVLGFLCLLALAVTSNRYSQRRLGSRWKKLHRLVYVVLGLGLLHMLWIVRADLREWAIYASIGALLLVLRLPPVIRRIPRLTAKKAASARKA
- a CDS encoding acetolactate synthase 3 large subunit, with product MELLSGGEMLVRFLRDEGVKYIYGYPGGALLHVYDALFKEPEVTHILVRHEQAATHMADGYARATGKAGVVLVTSGPGATNAITGIATAYMDSIPMVIISGQVPSTMVGTDAFQETDMIGISRPIVKHSFMIKHASEIPEVMKKAFYLAQSGRPGPVVVDIPKDMTNPAEKFEYIFPKKAKLRSYSPAVRGHSGQIRKAAEMLLAAKRPVLYSGGGVILGGGSAPLTELAKMLNLPVTNTLMGLGAYPGTDRQFIGMLGMHGSYTANLAMHHADVILAVGARFDDRVINGPAKFCPNAKIIHIDIDPASISKTIKADVPIVGPVESVLTEMVAILKEIGETPNKESVASWWKQVDEWRGDRGLFPYDKGDGSVIKPQTVIETLCEVTKGDAFVTSDVGQHQMFAAQYYTFNKPNRWINSGGLGTMGFGFPAAMGIKLSFPDEDVACVTGEGSIQMNIQELSTCLQYGLPVKIVILNNGVLGMVRQWQDMSYGSRHSHSYMESLPDFVKLAEAYGHVGVRITESKDLKSKMEEAFAMKDRLVVIDISVDTSEHVYPMQIKDGSMRDMWLSKTERT
- the ilvN gene encoding acetolactate synthase small subunit; translated protein: MRHIISLLLENEPGALSRVVGLFSQRNYNIESLTVAPTEDPTLSRLTLTTVGHDEVIEQITKNLNKLIEVVKLVDLSESAHIERELMLVKVKATGAQRAEIKRTTDIYRGQIVDVSASVYTVQLTGTSDKLDSFIQSIGTASILETVRSGVTGIARGDKVLSI
- the pssA gene encoding CDP-diacylglycerol--serine O-phosphatidyltransferase; the protein is MSERPEEPKQASDAESLLPIDEHIEEGHDAEGRKVRHRGIYLLPNLFTTANLFAGFYSIINSMSAQSALSAGDAIGASKYFAFAAIAIFVAMVLDGLDGRVARMTNTQSAFGAEYDSLSDMVAFGVAPALLAFGWALGDMGKVGWMVAFIYVAGAALRLARFNTQVGTADKRYFIGLASPAAAGVVAGIVWAFSDYGIQGSKMSFLVALMVAAAGMLMVSNIKYNSFKELDLKGRVPFVAILAVVLVFAVVFSDPPRILLLVFLAYAASGPVQYLLRLRRHKKAE
- the ilvC gene encoding ketol-acid reductoisomerase, coding for MKVFYDKDCDLSIIQGKKVAIIGYGSQGHAQACNLKDSGVDVTVGLRKGSATVAKAEAHGLKVTDVASAVAAADLVMILTPDEFQSALYKNEIEPNIKKGATLAFSHGFAIHYNQVVPRADLDVIMIAPKAPGHTVRSEFVKGGGIPDLIAIYQDASGNAKNVALSYAAGVGGGRTGIIETTFKDETETDLFGEQAVLCGGTVELVKAGFETLVEAGYAPEMAYFECLHELKLIVDLMYEGGIANMNYSISNNAEYGEYVTGPEVINAESRQAMRNALKRIQDGEYAKMFISEGATGYPSMTAKRRNNAAHGIEIIGEQLRSMMPWIGANKIVDKAKN
- the msrP gene encoding protein-methionine-sulfoxide reductase catalytic subunit MsrP, encoding MLIKVPKASDCHESDVTPESLYLSRRSVLGAAVAGLAVSSLPRWAGADDVARYADVEPGKAPSWFTEKLPSTKWGAVNVKDEAITPFKDATHYNNFYEFGADKGDPATNAGALKTEPWSVVVDGEVGKPGRYALEDFMKPYQLEERIYRLRCVEAWSMVIPWIGFPISALLKEVEPTSKAKFIRFETLQDPKSMTGQRSGFALIDWPYVEGLRLDEAMNPLAILAVGMYGRELPNQNGAPLRLVVPWKYGFKSIKSIVRISLVSDQPKTTWQSIASDEYGFYANVNPTVDHPRWTQARERRLPSGLFKPNVRDTQMFNGYSDEVASLYTGLDLRKNY